Proteins encoded in a region of the Chthonomonadales bacterium genome:
- a CDS encoding HDOD domain-containing protein, which yields MARLTLDQLVQYVQEIPALPDVAMKVLRMTEDPLVSAREVAAAVAVDVALTSRILKIANSAYYGMSRRISTVNEAVLLLGMRSLRSLALAAAAYDTLKQEVRGYSLPAGELWRHSVACALTSQVVAHRSRAAAAEEAFVAGLLHDVGKVVLNTYVGDQFQAILALVELEGIPFHEGEKVILGFEHAEVGARIAEKWNLPGHLCGAIAGHHDVALGGEKPALAAVVHVANCICVTEGLGTTGDGLPPTFDECALSLLKLDEADVEALTAEAVTMVAAASNPLEAARA from the coding sequence ATGGCCAGGCTCACGCTCGATCAACTGGTGCAGTACGTTCAGGAGATCCCCGCGCTCCCGGACGTTGCCATGAAGGTGCTTCGCATGACGGAGGACCCGCTCGTCTCCGCGCGCGAGGTCGCCGCGGCGGTCGCCGTCGACGTCGCGCTCACGTCCCGCATCCTTAAGATCGCCAACTCCGCCTACTACGGCATGTCGCGCCGCATCAGCACGGTGAACGAGGCAGTGCTCCTTCTGGGAATGCGCTCGCTGCGCAGCCTGGCCCTGGCCGCCGCGGCCTACGACACCCTGAAGCAGGAGGTGCGCGGCTACAGCCTCCCGGCCGGCGAGCTATGGCGGCACTCGGTGGCGTGTGCGCTGACGTCGCAGGTGGTGGCGCACCGCTCGCGCGCCGCCGCCGCCGAGGAGGCGTTCGTCGCCGGGTTGCTGCACGATGTCGGCAAGGTCGTGCTCAACACCTATGTCGGCGACCAGTTTCAGGCCATTCTGGCGCTCGTGGAGCTAGAGGGCATCCCCTTCCACGAGGGAGAGAAAGTCATCCTCGGCTTCGAGCACGCCGAGGTCGGCGCGCGCATCGCCGAGAAATGGAACCTGCCAGGCCACCTCTGCGGCGCGATCGCCGGCCACCACGACGTCGCACTGGGCGGCGAGAAGCCGGCGCTCGCCGCGGTCGTCCACGTCGCCAACTGCATCTGCGTAACCGAGGGGCTGGGCACGACCGGGGACGGTCTGCCGCCTACCTTCGACGAGTGCGCGCTCTCGCTCCTGAAGCTCGACGAGGCCGACGTGGAGGCCCTGACCGCCGAGGCTGTAACGATGGTCGCCGCCGCCAGCAACCCGCTGGAGGCCGCGCGTGCCTGA
- a CDS encoding chemotaxis response regulator protein-glutamate methylesterase has product MPEEARARAPFAGLGVEPRSVRALVVDDSAFMRHMVADILRGGGVEVVGAAAGGVEGLGLVARLKPDVITLDIEMPEMDGITFLSGLASVRPTPVVVLSSLAEAGAVATVRCLELGAVDCLHKPSGAISLGIDRIGGELVASVMAAAQARPTFPARSSPVALRSPAASGHGAQPAPLRPDDAVVVLASSTGGPAALTAVVPRLPADLPAALVIVQHLPVGFTRALARRLDSCSALAVREAETGMALQRGLALVAPAGSHLEMGRSGRVVLSADPPIWGVRPAADVTLRSAAQRFGARVVAVVMTGMGRDGALGARAVRQRGGLCVAQSEETCAIYGMPRAAWEAGAVERLIPLDAIAEQVAAAVTSGAAARGGGNGRPVFA; this is encoded by the coding sequence GTGCCTGAGGAAGCGCGCGCGCGCGCGCCGTTCGCGGGGCTCGGCGTCGAGCCACGCTCGGTTCGCGCCCTCGTCGTCGACGACTCTGCGTTCATGCGGCATATGGTGGCCGACATTCTCCGCGGAGGGGGGGTCGAGGTCGTCGGCGCGGCAGCCGGCGGCGTGGAGGGGCTCGGCCTGGTTGCGCGGCTGAAGCCGGACGTCATCACGCTCGACATCGAGATGCCGGAGATGGACGGCATCACGTTCCTGTCGGGCCTGGCGAGCGTGCGCCCGACCCCGGTGGTGGTGCTGTCCAGCCTGGCGGAGGCGGGCGCCGTCGCCACGGTGCGGTGCCTGGAGCTCGGCGCCGTCGACTGCCTGCACAAGCCCTCCGGCGCGATCAGCCTCGGCATCGACCGAATCGGCGGGGAGCTGGTCGCCAGCGTGATGGCGGCGGCGCAGGCCAGGCCGACGTTCCCGGCGCGGAGCTCCCCTGTCGCGCTCCGATCGCCGGCCGCCAGCGGCCACGGCGCGCAGCCTGCGCCGCTCCGGCCCGACGACGCCGTCGTGGTGCTGGCCTCGTCGACCGGTGGCCCGGCGGCCCTGACCGCCGTCGTTCCGCGCCTTCCAGCCGACCTGCCCGCCGCCCTGGTCATCGTCCAGCACCTGCCGGTCGGCTTCACGCGCGCCCTGGCGCGGCGGTTGGACTCGTGTTCTGCGCTCGCCGTGCGCGAAGCGGAGACGGGCATGGCCCTTCAGCGGGGGCTCGCGCTGGTGGCGCCCGCTGGATCGCACCTCGAGATGGGGCGCTCCGGTCGGGTGGTTCTGAGCGCCGACCCTCCGATCTGGGGTGTCCGGCCCGCAGCCGACGTGACGCTGCGCTCGGCAGCGCAGCGCTTCGGCGCGCGGGTGGTCGCGGTGGTGATGACCGGCATGGGCCGGGATGGGGCGCTGGGGGCCAGGGCCGTGCGGCAGCGCGGCGGGCTCTGCGTGGCCCAGAGCGAGGAGACGTGCGCGATCTACGGCATGCCGCGGGCCGCATGGGAGGCCGGGGCGGTCGAGAGGCTCATACCGCTCGACGCCATCGCGGAGCAGGTGGCAGCCGCCGTCACATCCGGCGCGGCGGCGAGGGGTGGCGGCAATGGACGACCGGTCTTCGCTTGA
- a CDS encoding protein-glutamate O-methyltransferase CheR: protein MDDRSSLDPRQQADFDRFMRRVLNKCGIDLSQYREAQMHRRLWAMVERCGLRTFDEYFGLLDRDAGAWAAFLDRITINVSELFRNPDRWRELRDSVLPGLCPDRRPLRVWSAGCSYGAEPFTLAMILDEMAPGVRHRITATDIDERILAKAREGRFTDADVRHVPAEARGRYLEPRGGLYTVAPSLRQRVDFRRHNLLADPFPSGLDLIVCRNVIIYFTENAKAALYRRFRAALRPGGVLFVGGTERVVNHREIGLNATLPFFYVRVQ, encoded by the coding sequence ATGGACGACCGGTCTTCGCTTGACCCGCGGCAGCAGGCGGACTTCGACCGCTTCATGAGACGCGTGCTCAACAAGTGCGGCATCGACCTCAGCCAGTACCGGGAGGCCCAGATGCACCGGCGGCTGTGGGCCATGGTGGAGCGGTGCGGCCTGCGCACCTTCGACGAGTACTTCGGCCTCCTCGACCGCGACGCCGGGGCGTGGGCCGCGTTCCTGGACCGGATCACGATCAACGTCTCCGAGCTCTTCCGCAACCCGGACCGGTGGCGCGAGTTGCGTGACAGCGTACTGCCCGGCCTATGCCCCGATCGGCGGCCGCTGCGCGTGTGGAGCGCCGGATGCTCGTACGGCGCGGAGCCCTTCACGCTGGCGATGATCCTGGACGAGATGGCTCCCGGAGTGCGCCACCGCATCACCGCCACCGACATCGACGAGCGGATCCTCGCGAAGGCGCGCGAGGGACGGTTCACGGACGCGGACGTCCGCCATGTTCCGGCGGAGGCGAGGGGCCGCTACCTGGAGCCCCGTGGGGGCCTGTACACGGTCGCCCCGTCGTTGCGCCAGCGTGTCGACTTCCGGCGTCACAACCTGCTGGCGGACCCGTTTCCGAGCGGTCTCGACCTGATCGTGTGCCGTAACGTGATCATCTACTTCACCGAGAACGCGAAGGCAGCGCTATATCGGCGGTTCCGTGCCGCGTTGAGACCGGGAGGCGTGTTGTTTGTCGGCGGAACCGAGCGCGTGGTGAACCATCGGGAGATCGGGCTGAACGCGACGCTGCCCTTCTTCTACGTACGCGTCCAGTAG